From Pseudomonadota bacterium, one genomic window encodes:
- a CDS encoding PQQ-dependent sugar dehydrogenase produces the protein MLNRWLGRCCRVTDLRGLRSAAIVLTASCLLPVGACATNEATVGGGATIGAGATGGGGPPSGGGGAPIGFGGAGAGAGTGPAGSSGGGIPGAAAGTAGGIAGQGPIAGARPIGGAGGAPAVAGCVPPLANPTPGNACKGVPPPRLKLTPITSGLSVPVYVTHAPGDRMRLFVVERTGFVRVLQRDPGPSSTWTLSPAPFLDVSRLIATGSGESEQGLLGLAFDPQYATTGRFWINYSARGSGDTVVAGYRTAANNPNAADPGSATVLLQVEQPQSNHNGGMLAFGPDGCLWIGLGDGGGRNDGPNHGPMGHGQDPATQLGSMLRIDVANYPTPAPGNPPIPGADPHVWSYGWRNPWRYSFDRETGDLYAGDVGQNAWEEIDVEPRGVAGRNYGWNVMEGKHCLGDRTGAGSCVRTGLTLPVVEVPNENRIGSISNPNRSITGGYVYRGSIPGMAGRYVYGDFGSRRIWSFVWRGETNGVAEICDEVELTQDLQTSNLVGISSFGEDADGELYVVDFGGSIVRIDPE, from the coding sequence ATGCTCAACCGATGGCTAGGGCGCTGCTGCCGCGTAACGGACCTCCGGGGCCTTCGCAGCGCGGCGATCGTGCTGACAGCGTCTTGCCTGCTGCCGGTCGGGGCCTGCGCCACCAACGAAGCGACCGTCGGTGGCGGCGCGACCATCGGTGCCGGCGCAACCGGCGGCGGCGGGCCGCCTTCGGGTGGCGGGGGCGCACCAATAGGATTTGGAGGAGCGGGTGCGGGCGCGGGGACCGGGCCGGCAGGAAGCTCCGGGGGTGGCATACCTGGCGCGGCCGCGGGTACTGCAGGGGGCATCGCCGGCCAGGGCCCCATCGCGGGCGCGCGCCCCATCGGGGGCGCGGGCGGCGCGCCGGCGGTCGCCGGTTGCGTCCCGCCGCTCGCTAACCCCACCCCCGGTAACGCGTGCAAGGGCGTTCCTCCGCCTCGCCTCAAGCTCACTCCGATCACCTCGGGTCTATCCGTGCCCGTGTACGTGACGCACGCGCCGGGCGACCGGATGCGCTTGTTCGTGGTTGAGCGCACCGGGTTCGTTCGCGTGTTGCAGCGCGACCCAGGCCCCTCGAGTACGTGGACCCTATCCCCGGCCCCCTTTCTCGACGTGTCGCGGCTCATCGCAACCGGCAGCGGCGAAAGCGAGCAAGGCTTGCTCGGCTTGGCATTCGATCCGCAGTACGCAACGACAGGCCGGTTCTGGATCAATTACAGCGCGCGTGGCAGCGGTGACACCGTCGTGGCTGGCTACAGGACCGCCGCGAACAACCCGAACGCCGCCGATCCCGGGTCCGCGACCGTGTTGCTGCAAGTCGAGCAACCGCAGTCGAACCACAACGGCGGCATGCTCGCTTTTGGACCCGACGGCTGCCTGTGGATCGGGCTGGGCGATGGCGGTGGCCGAAACGACGGTCCCAACCATGGCCCGATGGGCCACGGGCAAGACCCTGCGACCCAGCTCGGTTCGATGCTGCGCATCGACGTCGCGAACTACCCCACGCCGGCACCCGGCAATCCGCCGATCCCGGGAGCCGATCCCCACGTATGGTCCTATGGGTGGCGCAATCCCTGGCGCTACAGCTTCGATAGGGAAACGGGCGACCTGTACGCGGGCGACGTGGGGCAGAACGCCTGGGAGGAGATCGATGTGGAGCCGCGGGGTGTCGCCGGCCGCAACTACGGTTGGAACGTCATGGAAGGCAAGCACTGCCTCGGCGATCGCACGGGCGCCGGCTCGTGCGTGCGCACCGGGCTCACCCTGCCCGTGGTCGAAGTGCCCAACGAGAACCGAATCGGCTCGATCTCGAACCCCAACCGATCCATTACGGGTGGCTACGTCTACCGCGGTTCCATACCGGGCATGGCGGGCCGCTACGTGTACGGGGACTTCGGCAGCCGGCGAATCTGGAGTTTCGTCTGGCGGGGCGAAACCAACGGTGTCGCTGAAATCTGCGACGAGGTCGAGCTCACCCAGGATCTGCAGACCTCGAATCTGGTCGGAATATCTTCCTTCGGCGAAGACGCCGACGGTGAGCTTTATGTCGTCGACTTCGGGGGTAGTATCGTGCGTATCGACCCGGAATAG